In the Oncorhynchus keta strain PuntledgeMale-10-30-2019 chromosome 29, Oket_V2, whole genome shotgun sequence genome, one interval contains:
- the rlf gene encoding zinc finger protein Rlf isoform X2, with protein MADSDVEPEPDWSNRPSNTAEDTLVAMECLLTTLRALEATLRQQDISEISSTEYCDNFCQALMDYAGSRNSVEHGLPLLEVYCLAINCFAAARPHLTADSDTVALVLKRLALSCFELLLSVPENEIPYEAWVQFHRSVQVAHDALLEYGSIDLQALLQITGEGGAWSNPVLSALLTGHPTTAEEVDAYISLEGEGFMEMRVKHLEKVGEVAKAVVLAKACAECHLVSNQTTFRQTYVSLLCQLLPGEEAIMEISRLDCKDVLDITCNLETEGEDNTAFILCTTFLTQQLQQQSLYCSWELTLLWSKLQRRIDPSLESLLERCLQLGAIAKTVYHLLFLVRVIRTEAEELGLASSVELCVKALQLPKQEDTETRIAVCKTVSCLLPDDLEVLRACQLTEFLLGLSHVAFSTLQELYLRPDQKYDQENAIIPNSLRCELLLALKAHWPFDPEFWDWKTLKHQCIMLLGLEPEPEEEEEKGRGQEEVSLEQDVKEAVERGFVDKPKEYVNGTSGSIDGHEKDEENDRDSKPPSKPDAEGTSEQGSLQKKYKFFCKICKKSVTETRILLHSKRHEENGVSTCPVCLKKFKSRKDFIPHTKLHLQMPSRSTRQKKKDKKRVDLDKEMEEDDLDDLEPGEIALDPSLMLYYQSTHDPDVLEHILEQASSAPRKPGHEDNITIEYINVHFELQNRDIYTCPATHCTKTFKHSKYLGVHLKSEDHVSDENVKHYCEMRDRREKCTYCRRHFMSAYHHRRHRRVHYGDLPYMCMVTDCGARFSTSNELVTHKQSHGFQLSYQCELKGCSLSFCDLGQVYHHEAQHFRDAAYSCTSLDCKKFYFSKKEFGRHLATHGITFSEEDFEAQRKAKRKHLDSITEEIASPKKSCDIKTVLEEVVNGENNVTFSTCSASSSQSCKEPKGTMASVAVCFDGKKFTCGFERCGLTFSKARDVHQHLRCVHPEHFKSENKERKNLVKEKGLKSKGLKIKTEKNNDDKNKHELATCLLMKGSNQENACPIKNTATSPSSLDNDPLREILIGLSQLSLTLSSSTNGFCEPFHPISGSTSKISCHQGLGTRSPVVFLQKRAQPAVGKRVKLTSNTEPSVAHSLPTEQHLDADQVSPFVLQASTKPYFCELNDCNFRSVTSTTLMRHYMNKHNFSEKKAKGMKILKSLTFKPFKCHLCFKCHREKTDLRVHYLQTHRLSEAVVEQMSCWSKKRVEGKPPEPTKPTVSITQPPEPTKPTVSIKQPPEPTKPTVSFTQPPDDTEQTSSFTQKSQTPTWQHPSWQQKYQKKKIMRQNIVQFAKSGDKRKKCSHAPSVQDHFEEEESEDRGMRRSKGSIYMCKHKDCGLIFSHASSLYRHQKKLHSQVMGHPSVLSEDPALQKFRCSYANCNASYLLNSSLVRHTESEHPNQATSSLVRHTESEHPNQATSSLKRHRKSDHPNQATSSLKRHRKSDHPYQATLCCKYDGCTKVFTQSSSLEKHVLSSHLNYYDSLVLRLQNTHKDTSATGCQKKLIVTSTPQKDETKLPLRQSLRHCPKSPEDVKAEETSEEQDEDDVENLSTEKKSRRFEDMVFRSHEEALQMCQDRCQREAFPCMVQGCDSVVKLIRSMRRHYLNCHKLTNHAFELNEDKLVFSAEKLDELIQRNTVLSACPDMTRAPNGVLKMEYQAEPDNPGGPPVPMSLHSIEADTLDEHDPLGFKEEPPAERNVLVGADDLLYGEPSGHTEEPVTQNSQEERPRRKSSNPPALDLSPPSSLRFSVDEGFMDSSGKDGGKPTISVPLPSPQARQPLKRKNELSELLPIPKDSQPHSPPLRSFDLAAYKPMGFESSFLKFIQESTKDDVRPRASHCNSHRPEPPVVSARRRDSYRRNCSVKENSQMGLSTTRSRRARSSPLQPLPRTGEYTSVQNLRLILDKALTGCGDLAIKQLQYLRPVVVLERPRFSTSLLDLFPTKTNDKLILDGS; from the exons ATGGCGGATAGTGATGTTGAACCAGAGCCCGACTGGAGTAATCGGCCTTCCAACACTGCCGAGGACACTCTCGTCGCCATGGAATGCTTGCTCACCACCTTGAGAGCGCTTGAAGCAACGCTCAGGCAACAAGACATTTCGGAAATATCATCCACCGAATATTGCGACAACTTCTGCCAG GCACTGATGGACTACGCTGGGAGCAGGAATTCTGTGGAACATGGTCTTCCTCTCCTGGAGGTCTACTGCCTGGCCATCAACTGCTTTGCTGCTGCAAGGCCACATctcactgcagactctgacacTGTTGCCCTGGTGTTGAAGAGACTAGCACT GAGCTGTTTTGAACTGTTGCTATCTGTGCCTGAAAACGAAATCCCTTATGAGGCCTGGGTTCAATTTCACCGCTCTGTTCAG GTGGCACATGATGCCTTGTTGGAGTATGGGAGCATAGATCTACAAGCCCTCCTCCAAATCACAGGGGAGGGAGGAGCGTGGAGTAACCCTGTCCTAAGCGCCCTTCTCACCGGTCATCCCACAACCGCAGAGGAAG TTGACGCGTACATCTCCTTGGAGGGGGAGGGCTTCATGGAGATGCGGGTTAAACACCTGGAGAAAGTGGGAGAGGTGGCGAAGGCTGTGGTACTGGCTAAGGCCTGTGCTGAATGCCATCTTGTCTCCAACCAAACCACCTTCCGCCAGAcctatgtctctctcctctgccaacTGCTGCCGGGCGAGGAGGCCATCATGGAG ATATCCAGACTGGACTGTAAGGATGTGCTGGATATTACATGCAATTTGGAGACTGAGGGGGAGGATAACACAGCCTTCATCCTGTGTACTACCTTCCTAACTCAACAGCTGCAGCAGCAGAGCCTGTACTGCTCCTG GGAGCTCACACTGTTGTGGAGTAAGCTGCAGAGAAGGATCGACCCATCTTTGGAGTCACTGCTGGAGCGTTGCCTGCAGCTAGGTGCCATTGCTAAGACTGTCTACCATCTGCTCTTCCTTGTGCGTGTCATCCGGACAGAG GCAGAGGAGCTGGGTCTGGCTTCATCTGTGGAGTTATGTGTTAAAGCACTACAGCTCCCAAAGCAAGAGGACACAGAAACAAGGATCGCTGTGTGCAAAACTGTATCCTGCCTCCTACCAGACGATCTTGAGGTGTTGCGGGCCTGCCAGCTGACAGAGTTTCTCTTAGGCCTCTCTCATGTGGCCTTCAGCACCCTTCAAGAGCTCTATCTGCGGCCCGATCAGAAGTATGACCAGGAAAATGCCATTATCCCCAACTCGCTGCGGTGTGAACTTCTCCTGGCACTTAAAGCCCACTGGCCTTTCGACCCTGAATTCTGGGACTGGAAGACACTCAAGCATCAGTGCATCATGCTGCTGGGGCTTGAACCTGAGccggaggaggaagaagagaaagggagggggcaGGAGGAGGTTAGTCTTGAGCAGGATGTAAAGGAGGCGGTGGAGAGGGGATTTGTTGATAAGCCAAAAGAATACGTAAATGGGACAAGTGGAAGCATTGATGGTCATGAGAAAGATGAAGAAAATGACCGGGACAGTAAACCACCTTCAAAGCCAGATGCTGAGGGTACCTCAGAGCAGGGTTCACTGCAGAAGAAATACAAGTTCTTCTGCAAGATTTGTAAGAAATCTGTTACTGAGACTCGAATCCTTCTTCACTCTAAGAGGCATGAAGAAAACGGTGTTTCCACATGCCCTGTCTGCCTGAAGAAGTTTAAGAGCAGAAAGGATTTTATCCCACACACCAAACTACACCTTCAGATGCCATCCAGAAGCACTCGACAGAAGAAAAAGGACAAAAAGAGGGTTGATTTGGATAAGGAAATGGAGGAGGATGACTTGGATGACTTGGAGCCTGGTGAGATTGCCCTTGACCCATCCTTAATGCTGTACTACCAGTCCACACATGATCCTGATGTTCTGGAGCACATTCTAGAACAAGCTTCATCTGCACCCAGGAAGCCTGGTCATGAGGATAACATCACAATTGAATACATTAACGTTCATTTTGAATTGCAGAATCGTGACATATACACATGCCCTGCTACTCACTGTACAAAGACTTTTAAGCATTCCAAGTACCTGGGTGTGCACCTTAAATCAGAAGACCATGTTAGCGACGAGAACGTGAAACATTATTGTGAAATGAGAGACCGTAGGGAAAAGTGCACTTACTGTCGGCGCCACTTCATGTCTGCCTATCACCACCGCAGGCATCGGCGTGTGCACTACGGTGACCTGCCTTACATGTGTATGGTCACAGATTGTGGTGCTCGTTTCAGCACCTCCAATGAGCTTGTCACACATAAGCAGAGCCATGGCTTTCAACTTAGCTACCAGTGTGAGCTCAAAGGTTGTAGTCTTTCTTTCTGTGACTTGGGGCAGGTATACCACCATGAAGCACAGCACTTTCGTGATGCAGCATATAGCTGCACTAGCCTTGATTGCAAGAAGTTCTACTTTTCTAAAAAGGAATTTGGCCGGCATTTAGCCACACACGGCATTACCTTCTCTGAGGAAGACTTTGAGGCACAGAGGAAGGCCAAAAGAAAACATCTTGACTCCATAACGGAGGAGATAGCCAGCCCCAAAAAGTCGTGTGACATAAAGACTGTACTGGAGGAGGTAGTCAACGGGGAAAACAATGTTACTTTCTCTACATGCAGTGCCTCCTCCTCACAGAGTTGCAAGGAGCCCAAGGGCACAATGGCATCTGTTGCTGTGTGCTTTGATGGAAAAAAGTTCACTTGTGGTTTCGAAAGGTGTGGATTGACCTTCTCCAAAGCTAGAGATGTCCACCAACACCTAAGGTGTGTTCATCCAGAACATTTCAAGTCTGAGAATAAGGAACGCAAAAATCTTGTCAAAGAGAAGGGCTTGAAATCGAAAGGTCTAAAGATAAAAACAGAGAAAAACAACGATGACAAGAACAAACATGAACTTGCAACTTGTCTGCTAATGAAGGGGTCAAACCAGGAAAATGCTTGTCCTATTAAGAACACAGCAACATCTCCCTCAAGCCTGGACAATGACCCTTTGAGAGAGATTTTGATTGGGCTTAGCCAGCTTAGTCTGACTCTCTCCAGCTCTACAAATGGATTTTGTGAGCCCTTCCATCCAATCTCAGGATCCACATCAAAGATATCCTGCCATCAGGGTCTTGGTACCAGGTCCCCAGTTGTGTTTTTGCAAAAGAGAGCGCAACCCGCTGTTGGCAAGAGGGTGAAACTGACATCAAACACGGAACCATCAGTAGCCCACAGTCTACCCACAGAGCAACACTTAGATGCAGACCAGGTCAGCCCCTTTGTTTTGCAAGCCTCTACTAAACCATACTTCTGTGAGCTTAATGATTGCAACTTTAGAAGTGTGACCAGCACAACCCTAATGCGCCACTACATGAACAAGCATAATTTCTCAGAAAAGAAGGCGAAAGGAATGAAGATCCTCAAATCACTGACATTTAAGCCATTTAAGTGTCACCTCTGCTTCAAATGCCATAGAGAGAAGACGGACTTGAGGGTTCATTATCTTCAGACGCATAGACTTAGCGAGGCAGTTGTGGAACAAATGAGCTGTTGGTCTAAAAAGCGGGTTGAGGGTAAACCCCCAGAACCCACCAAGCCAACCGTCTCCATAACACAACCCCCAGAACCCACCAAGCCAACCGTCTCCATAAAACAACCCCCAGAACCCACCAAGCCAACAGTCTCCTTTACACAGCCCCCAGATGACACCGAGCAAACATCCTCCTTTACACAAAAATCTCAGACCCCCACCTGGCAACACCCCTCCTGGCAGCAGAAGTACCAAAAAAAGAAAATAATGCGACAAAATATTGTACAATTTGCTAAATCTGGAGACAAGCGTAAGAAATGCAGTCATGCTCCATCTGTGCAGGATCACTtcgaagaggaggaaagtgaagACAGAGGTATGCGAAGAAGCAAAGGCAGCATTTATATGTGCAAGCACAAGGACTGTGGGCTTATTTTCTCTCACGCTTCCAGTCTTTATCGCCACCAGAAGAAGTTACATTCGCAGGTGATGGGACATCCTTCCGTGCTTTCAGAAGACCCAGCTTTACAGAAGTTTAGGTGCAGCTACGCCAACTGTAATGCTTCTTACCTCCTGAACAGTAGCTTGGTGCGACACACAGAGAGTGAGCATCCTAACCAGGCGACCAGTAGCTTGGTGCGACACACAGAGAGTGAGCATCCTAACCAG GCGACCAGTAGTCTAAAACGTCACAGAAAAAGTGATCATCCTAACCAGGCGACCAGTAGTCTAAAACGTCACAGAAAAAGTGATCATCCTTACCAGGCGACATTGTGCTGCAAGTATGACGGCTGTACAAAAGTGTTCACCCAAAGCAGTAGTCTGGAAAAACATGTACTCTCTAGCCACCTCAATTATTATGATTCACTCGTATTACGTCTCCAGAATACTCACAAGGACACGTCAGCCACTGGATGCCAAAAGAAGCTGATCGTCACATCTACGCCACAGAAAGATGAAACCAAGCTACCCCTCAGGCAATCTCTAAGACACTGCCCAAAGTCTCCTGAAGATGTTAAGGCTGAAGAAACTAGTGAAGAGCAAGATGAAGATGACGTTGAAAATTTGTCAACTGAAAAGAAATCCAGAAGGTTTGAAGATATGGTATTCCGTTCCCATGAGGAGGCCTTGCAGATGTGCCAAGATCGTTGTCAACGTGAAGCCTTCCCGTGCATGGTTCAAGGTTGTGATTCTGTAGTCAAACTTATACGTAGTATGCGCCGTCACTATTTAAATTGCCACAAATTAACCAATCATGCTTTTGAATTGAATGAGGATAAGCTTGTGTTTAGTGCAGAGAAACTGGACGAGCTGATTCAGAGGAATACTGTATTATCTGCTTGCCCTGATATGACGAGGGCACCTAACGGAGTTCTGAAGATGGAGTATCAAGCAGAGCCAGATAACCCTGGTGGTCCACCTGTCCCTATGAGTCTGCACTCCATCGAAGCAGACACACTTGATGAGCATGACCCACTGGGGTTCAAAGAGGAGCCACCTGCTGAGAGGAATGTTTTGGTGGGTGCCGATGACTTGCTTTATGGGGAACCTAGTGGGCACACTGAAGAGCCTGTTACTCAAAACAGCCAAGAGGAGAGGCCAAGGCGAAAATCCTCAAACCCGCCCGCTCTTGATCTCTCTCCACCATCCTCCCTCCGATTCAGTGTTGATGAGGGCTTCATGGACAGTTCAGGCAAAGATGGTGGCAAACCAACAATTTCTGTACCATTGCCCTCCCCTCAAGCTCGCCAGCCACTTAAACGTAAGAACGAACTCTCTGAGCTCCTTCCCATCCCAAAGGACTCCCAGCCTCACAGCCCTCCCCTTCGCTCATTTGACCTGGCTGCTTATAAACCTATGGGATTCGAGTCATCTTTCCTGAAGTTCATACAGGAGAGCACTAAGGATGATGTGAGGCCCCGGGCTTCTCACTGCAACAGCCACAGGCCTGAACCACCTGTGGTGTCTGCTCGGCGGCGGGATTCCTACAGACGTAACTGTTCTGTAAAAGAGAACAGCCAGATGGGCCTCTCTACTACCCGTAGCAGGCGGGCTCGATCTTCCCCACTTCAGCCTCTTCCCAGGACAGGGGAATACACATCAGTCCAGAACTTGCGCCTCATCTTGGACAAGGCTCTGACGGGTTGTGGTGACCTAGCCATTAAGCAGCTGCAGTACCTCAGGCCCGTGGTAGTTCTTGAGAGGCCAAGGTTTTCCACCTCCTTGCTTGACCTCTTCCCCACAAAAACTAATGATAAGCTAATTCTCGACGGTTCGTAG